One region of Flavobacterium sp. GSB-24 genomic DNA includes:
- a CDS encoding DUF6814 family protein, with the protein MNAIKQVLGALWIALAAAAAYFCVFEFGLPKLLSDQQDDLVFGVIILFILTPLIVMGLGTFGYYSLIGEYNKKK; encoded by the coding sequence ATGAATGCGATTAAACAAGTTTTAGGGGCTTTATGGATTGCTTTAGCAGCTGCAGCAGCTTATTTCTGTGTGTTTGAATTTGGTTTACCTAAACTGCTTTCAGACCAGCAAGACGATTTAGTATTTGGTGTAATTATCTTATTTATATTGACACCGCTGATTGTCATGGGCCTGGGTACATTTGGTTATTATTCTCTGATCGGAGAATATAATAAGAAGAAATAA
- a CDS encoding RagB/SusD family nutrient uptake outer membrane protein — protein sequence MKISFKYISYFFLLMLGLSMTLTSCTDDLNVTPGDDDEFLSETFFQDPASYKQVLAKLYAGLYVGGNDGDGSADIAGLGGDFSSYLRLLFVTQEFTTDEAIIAWADGTLPTLNSQTWSPSNEFLEGTFSRAFYHISVANEFLRQTTDEKLTARGVDAGLKAEIATFRAEARFLRAFSYYNLMDLFGNVPITTENDPVGFFYPVQKTRAEVFAFVESELKDLDSSLAASKTNEYGRVDKTAAKFLLAQIYLNAKVYTGTARNDEAATLCNEIITSSGYTFANIPYGYLFSADNNTNGAQNEVIFPIVGDGNAIRATGGGMSFIMHASIGGSMDAASRGMDGGWQGIRTRREFVNLFPDETATGDKRGTFYTNGQSKDIKNVGTFTDGYAVTKYINKKADGSAAQRNDIPDIDFPMFRLTDAYLMYAEATLRGATTGNAATALVYINQIRSRAGAQAITAPQLTLDFILDERGRELFWECHRRTDLIRFGKFTGGSKIWQWKGGSINGSATDSYRDLMPIPARNIQANPTLKQNPGY from the coding sequence ATGAAAATATCATTTAAATATATATCTTATTTTTTCCTACTTATGTTAGGATTAAGTATGACGCTTACCTCATGTACTGACGACTTAAATGTTACGCCAGGAGATGATGATGAATTTTTATCAGAGACATTTTTTCAAGATCCAGCATCATACAAACAAGTATTAGCAAAATTATATGCTGGATTATATGTAGGAGGTAATGATGGAGATGGTTCTGCAGATATTGCTGGACTTGGTGGAGATTTTAGTAGTTACTTAAGGTTACTTTTTGTAACTCAGGAATTTACGACAGATGAGGCAATTATTGCTTGGGCAGATGGAACGTTACCAACATTAAACTCTCAAACATGGTCTCCGTCTAACGAGTTTTTAGAAGGAACTTTTTCAAGAGCTTTCTATCATATTAGTGTAGCAAATGAGTTTTTAAGACAAACTACTGATGAGAAATTAACAGCTAGAGGTGTTGACGCTGGGTTAAAAGCTGAAATCGCTACTTTTAGAGCAGAAGCTCGTTTTTTAAGAGCGTTCTCTTATTACAACTTAATGGATTTATTCGGAAATGTGCCAATCACTACAGAAAATGATCCTGTTGGATTCTTTTATCCAGTACAAAAAACGAGAGCAGAAGTTTTTGCATTTGTTGAGTCAGAGTTGAAAGATTTAGATAGCAGTTTAGCAGCTTCTAAAACAAATGAATACGGAAGAGTTGATAAAACTGCAGCTAAATTTTTATTGGCTCAAATTTATTTAAATGCTAAAGTATACACAGGAACTGCTAGAAATGATGAAGCTGCTACATTATGCAACGAAATCATTACTAGTTCTGGTTACACATTTGCAAATATTCCTTACGGATATTTGTTTTCTGCAGATAACAACACAAATGGTGCTCAAAACGAAGTTATTTTCCCAATTGTAGGTGATGGTAATGCAATTAGAGCTACTGGAGGTGGAATGAGTTTTATCATGCACGCTTCAATTGGAGGTAGTATGGATGCTGCTTCTAGAGGTATGGATGGAGGATGGCAAGGTATCAGAACTCGTAGAGAGTTTGTGAACCTTTTCCCAGACGAAACTGCAACTGGAGATAAAAGAGGAACATTCTACACGAATGGACAATCAAAAGACATTAAAAATGTTGGAACTTTTACAGATGGTTATGCTGTAACGAAGTATATCAACAAAAAAGCTGATGGATCTGCAGCACAAAGAAATGATATTCCAGATATTGATTTTCCAATGTTCAGATTGACTGACGCTTATTTAATGTATGCTGAAGCAACTTTAAGAGGAGCTACAACAGGAAATGCTGCGACTGCTTTAGTATATATCAATCAAATTAGAAGTAGAGCTGGGGCTCAAGCTATAACAGCACCTCAATTAACTCTTGATTTTATTTTAGATGAAAGAGGAAGAGAGTTGTTCTGGGAATGTCACAGAAGAACAGACTTAATTCGTTTTGGAAAATTTACTGGAGGTTCTAAAATCTGGCAATGGAAAGGTGGTTCTATTAATGGAAGTGCAACTGATTCATACAGAGATTTAATGCCTATTCCTGCAAGAAACATTCAGGCAAATCCAACATTAAAACAAAATCCAGGATACTAA
- a CDS encoding MFS transporter, whose protein sequence is MSETSTKGIWKVISASSMGTMIEWYDFYIFGSLAVVISTKFFPSDNPTAAFLSTLATFAAGFVVRPFGALFFGRLGDIIGRKYTFMATLLLMGGSTFLIGCIPSYETIGFFAPLLVLILRLLQGLALGGEYGGAATYVAEHAPAGQKGYWTSWIQTTATVGLFISLMVILATKSILSPEDFDLWGWRVPFWVSIAMVGVSYLIRKNMDESPVFAKAKKEGTTSTNPLKESFGNRYNMKFVLLALFGATMGQGVVWYTGQFYAMSFMKTVMNVDSSQVDELLGIALLIGTPFFIIFGWLSDKIGRKYIMMFGMLIAILSYRPIYKMMYDTTDINQKTEIVENPTETTETKDNGSSIVTTEKKYTDGTTVLEKKTYMEKKDVQTSVSITINSRDKWTLIFLVFIQVLFVTMVYGPIAAFLVEMFPTKIRYTSMSLPYHVGNGIFGGLLPAISTYFVTHAKSAGKPDYYLDGLWYPIVIAGICFVIGMIYIDNKNKTTHL, encoded by the coding sequence ATGAGCGAAACTTCTACTAAGGGCATTTGGAAAGTAATTTCAGCCTCTTCTATGGGCACCATGATTGAATGGTATGACTTCTATATTTTCGGCAGTTTAGCCGTTGTTATTTCAACCAAGTTCTTTCCCAGTGATAATCCGACCGCAGCATTTTTATCTACTTTAGCCACTTTTGCAGCCGGATTTGTAGTCCGTCCTTTTGGTGCTTTATTTTTTGGAAGACTGGGAGATATTATTGGTCGGAAATATACTTTTATGGCGACCTTATTATTAATGGGCGGATCTACTTTTTTAATAGGATGTATTCCGAGTTACGAAACGATTGGTTTTTTCGCACCATTATTAGTTCTAATTCTGAGATTATTACAAGGATTAGCTCTTGGAGGTGAATATGGCGGAGCAGCAACTTATGTAGCAGAACATGCTCCAGCTGGTCAAAAAGGTTATTGGACTTCTTGGATTCAGACCACTGCGACTGTCGGTTTATTTATTTCTTTAATGGTTATTTTAGCAACCAAGAGTATTCTTTCTCCAGAAGATTTCGATTTATGGGGATGGCGTGTTCCTTTCTGGGTTTCTATTGCTATGGTTGGCGTTTCGTATCTCATCAGAAAAAATATGGATGAATCGCCTGTTTTTGCGAAAGCTAAAAAAGAAGGAACGACTAGTACAAATCCGTTAAAAGAAAGTTTTGGAAACAGATATAATATGAAGTTCGTTTTACTGGCTTTGTTTGGAGCAACAATGGGACAAGGCGTTGTTTGGTACACAGGACAATTTTATGCCATGAGTTTTATGAAAACGGTTATGAATGTTGACTCTTCGCAAGTAGATGAATTATTAGGTATTGCACTCTTAATTGGAACTCCTTTTTTTATTATTTTTGGATGGCTGAGCGATAAGATTGGGCGTAAATATATTATGATGTTCGGAATGCTGATTGCCATATTGTCTTATAGACCTATTTATAAGATGATGTACGATACAACAGATATAAACCAAAAAACCGAAATTGTAGAAAACCCGACAGAAACTACTGAAACAAAAGATAACGGAAGTTCTATTGTTACAACAGAAAAAAAATACACAGATGGCACAACCGTCTTGGAGAAAAAAACGTACATGGAGAAAAAGGATGTACAAACTAGTGTTTCAATAACAATTAATTCAAGAGATAAATGGACTTTAATTTTCTTAGTTTTTATTCAAGTATTATTTGTAACAATGGTTTATGGTCCAATTGCCGCATTTTTAGTCGAAATGTTTCCAACTAAAATCAGATATACTTCTATGTCGCTTCCTTACCATGTTGGAAACGGAATATTTGGAGGATTACTCCCTGCTATTTCTACTTATTTTGTAACTCACGCCAAATCGGCCGGAAAACCAGATTATTATCTAGACGGATTATGGTATCCTATTGTAATTGCAGGAATCTGCTTTGTAATTGGAATGATATATATTGACAACAAAAACAAAACTACTCACCTTTAA
- a CDS encoding alpha-amylase family glycosyl hydrolase has protein sequence MKRILLLFFLLLTAFSFAQIQTATYSITPSTFEDTTPITITINGSSINESTWAVTGNALYLWSWSYDVNDTNQMDSPSNGSWTSSNEAAKFTYNAGTDTYTKTFTPSVYFNRNGIGRIGFLIKAKDGSGTKQSQDIVVEVGSFQVSLSSPIENSTTIINSGSNFAITATNTGGAANYTLKSNGVTINTNTSTSSYSYSHTNITSNQSYELIVVQGATTISKKFSVVVNPNTVSQAMPAGLVDGINYNISDATKATLVLDAPLKDFVYVAGSFNNWQPTSAYAMKKDPSSGKFWLELTGLVSGVNNTYQYWVVDATPLANSPAMVKTADPYSTLVLSPYDDASIPVAKYPNMPVYPAGQNFEVTVLKTGQTPYNWQVTNFVKPEKEKLVVYEVLVRDFDANRSYQSLIDRIDYFKNLKVNAIELMPVMEFEGNESWGYNTSFHMALDKFYGTSDKLKEFIDLCHQNGIAVILDVALNHAFGRNPMVRMWMNDPDGDGFGSPTAENPYFNTVAKHSYSVGEDFNHQSLKTQNYVNRVIKQWIEEYKIDGFRWDLTKGFTQACTAADESCTNAYQQDRVDILKKYADYSWSLDPTHYTIFEHLGSDIEEREWANYKITETPSKGVMMWGKMTNPYNQLSMGYASDSNISRMTSVSRGFNANRLMGYAESHDEERLMYKNVQYGAVNGTYNVKTLNTALSRMSAIGAVSLLVPGPKMIWHFGELGMDDSIFSCNNGTVNDDSGTIPGDCKLDTKPQPQWTENWIGDSNRNKIYNDWAKMITLKTVEPVFLGTPTMTNANSLLINIKIENSALTAAELKNVLILANFDTTAQNVATGFPYPGTWYNLMDNTTINVTDVNAPINLPPGDYRIYGNKTANLAIDDFEKGNMVSLYPNPVSDYFTLNSSFKKVQVYSVSGQLVKSFTSNNNADFQFGVSELQTGLYLVKASDENHKTQVMKFIKK, from the coding sequence ATGAAAAGAATTCTACTATTATTTTTTTTATTGCTGACTGCATTTTCATTTGCACAGATACAGACAGCAACTTACTCTATAACTCCTTCAACTTTTGAAGATACTACACCTATTACGATTACAATTAACGGGAGCAGTATTAATGAATCTACTTGGGCAGTTACAGGAAATGCGCTTTACCTTTGGTCATGGTCGTATGATGTGAACGATACAAATCAAATGGATTCTCCGTCTAACGGATCTTGGACATCTTCAAATGAAGCAGCTAAATTTACTTATAATGCAGGAACCGATACTTATACCAAAACATTTACCCCATCTGTATATTTTAATAGAAACGGAATCGGAAGAATCGGTTTTCTAATTAAAGCAAAAGACGGAAGCGGCACGAAACAATCTCAAGATATTGTTGTCGAGGTTGGATCTTTTCAAGTTTCTCTGTCTTCCCCAATAGAAAATAGTACTACAATTATTAATTCTGGGTCTAACTTTGCTATTACCGCAACAAATACAGGAGGAGCTGCAAATTATACTTTAAAATCAAACGGAGTAACGATCAATACTAATACAAGTACATCAAGTTATTCTTATTCGCACACCAATATAACAAGTAATCAAAGCTACGAATTGATTGTTGTTCAAGGTGCTACTACAATTTCAAAGAAATTCTCAGTAGTTGTAAACCCAAATACTGTTTCGCAAGCTATGCCGGCTGGATTAGTAGACGGAATTAATTATAATATTTCTGATGCAACAAAAGCCACTTTAGTTTTAGATGCACCATTGAAGGACTTTGTTTACGTCGCAGGAAGTTTTAATAATTGGCAGCCAACATCAGCTTATGCAATGAAAAAAGATCCAAGTTCAGGTAAATTTTGGCTTGAATTAACTGGATTAGTTTCTGGTGTAAATAATACCTATCAATATTGGGTTGTAGATGCAACGCCGCTTGCAAATTCGCCAGCAATGGTTAAAACGGCAGACCCTTATTCTACTTTGGTTTTGTCACCTTATGATGATGCTTCGATTCCTGTGGCAAAATACCCAAATATGCCAGTTTATCCTGCGGGACAAAATTTTGAGGTTACAGTTTTAAAAACGGGTCAGACTCCTTATAATTGGCAGGTTACTAATTTTGTAAAACCAGAAAAAGAAAAATTAGTGGTTTATGAAGTTTTAGTGCGTGATTTTGATGCGAACAGAAGTTATCAGAGTTTAATAGATCGAATAGATTATTTTAAAAATCTAAAAGTTAATGCTATTGAATTAATGCCGGTAATGGAATTTGAAGGCAACGAAAGCTGGGGTTATAATACTTCATTTCACATGGCTTTAGATAAATTCTATGGAACGTCAGACAAATTAAAAGAGTTTATCGATTTATGCCATCAAAACGGAATTGCTGTAATTCTAGATGTTGCGCTAAACCACGCTTTTGGAAGAAATCCGATGGTAAGAATGTGGATGAATGACCCAGACGGGGATGGTTTTGGTTCGCCAACTGCCGAAAATCCATATTTTAATACGGTTGCAAAGCATAGCTATAGTGTTGGAGAAGATTTTAATCATCAATCTCTAAAAACTCAAAATTATGTCAATCGTGTTATTAAACAATGGATTGAAGAATACAAAATTGACGGTTTCCGCTGGGACTTAACTAAAGGATTTACCCAAGCTTGTACGGCAGCAGATGAAAGTTGTACAAACGCTTATCAACAGGATAGAGTAGATATTCTAAAAAAATATGCAGATTATTCATGGAGTTTAGATCCAACACATTATACCATTTTTGAACATTTAGGAAGCGATATTGAAGAAAGAGAATGGGCAAATTATAAAATTACTGAAACGCCAAGCAAAGGAGTTATGATGTGGGGAAAAATGACTAATCCTTATAATCAATTGTCAATGGGTTACGCTTCAGATAGTAATATTTCAAGAATGACTAGTGTGAGTCGTGGTTTTAATGCGAATCGTTTAATGGGTTATGCTGAAAGTCATGATGAAGAACGTCTAATGTACAAAAATGTACAATATGGAGCTGTTAATGGAACTTATAACGTAAAAACATTAAATACAGCATTGTCAAGAATGTCTGCGATTGGAGCAGTTTCATTATTAGTTCCAGGGCCAAAAATGATTTGGCACTTTGGAGAATTAGGAATGGATGATTCTATTTTCAGTTGCAATAACGGAACCGTAAATGATGATTCAGGAACAATTCCCGGCGATTGTAAATTAGATACAAAACCACAGCCTCAATGGACAGAAAATTGGATCGGAGATTCTAATCGTAATAAAATTTATAACGATTGGGCTAAAATGATTACGCTTAAAACCGTAGAACCTGTTTTTTTAGGTACTCCCACAATGACAAATGCGAACTCTTTGTTGATTAATATCAAAATTGAAAATTCAGCTCTGACTGCAGCGGAATTAAAAAATGTTTTGATTTTGGCCAATTTCGATACCACGGCACAAAATGTTGCAACAGGTTTTCCGTATCCGGGAACTTGGTATAATTTAATGGATAATACAACTATTAATGTAACCGATGTAAATGCGCCAATCAATCTGCCTCCAGGAGACTATCGAATTTATGGTAACAAAACAGCAAACTTAGCGATTGATGATTTTGAAAAAGGCAATATGGTGAGTCTATATCCTAATCCAGTTTCAGATTATTTCACTTTAAATAGTTCTTTTAAAAAAGTTCAGGTTTATTCCGTTTCAGGACAATTAGTTAAAAGCTTTACTTCAAATAATAATGCTGATTTTCAATTTGGCGTAAGCGAATTACAAACAGGATTATATCTCGTAAAAGCTTCTGATGAAAATCATAAAACTCAAGTAATGAAGTTTATTAAAAAATAA
- a CDS encoding SusE domain-containing protein: MKNLYKVLIAFVGVLAVSCNADDVENRPVIEASTAPVLLTPKSDFSIVLSKDTENQVATTVVWNDAQYNGSQTVVNYTIEVAKAGTSFATPVVVSNTTERFKTLTVSELNSALVNGGFVEKEENKIDIRIKSVVGASGIPQYSNFYTITATPYHVPLASSHWLVGAATPGGWTWAGDAETEFPLVVGTTNVYKVTIVLKSGEAFREFLGNNFTSDGNWDASHNYTYYSGLGYTIDDELVNAGDGDSNFKYTGPTGSRVLTIDNGAKKITLD; this comes from the coding sequence ATGAAAAATCTATATAAAGTATTAATCGCATTCGTTGGTGTATTAGCAGTTTCTTGTAACGCAGACGACGTAGAAAACAGACCAGTAATTGAAGCATCAACAGCTCCAGTTTTATTAACACCAAAATCTGATTTTAGTATTGTTCTTTCTAAAGACACAGAAAATCAAGTGGCTACAACAGTAGTTTGGAATGATGCACAATATAACGGGTCTCAAACGGTTGTAAATTATACCATTGAAGTTGCAAAAGCAGGAACAAGTTTTGCTACTCCTGTAGTAGTTTCTAATACGACTGAAAGGTTTAAAACACTTACAGTTTCGGAGTTAAATTCAGCATTAGTAAATGGAGGATTTGTTGAGAAAGAAGAAAACAAAATTGATATTCGTATTAAATCTGTTGTAGGTGCTTCAGGTATTCCACAATATTCAAATTTTTACACTATTACAGCTACTCCATACCACGTGCCATTAGCTAGTTCTCACTGGTTAGTTGGAGCTGCAACTCCAGGAGGATGGACATGGGCAGGTGATGCTGAAACAGAATTCCCATTAGTAGTAGGTACAACAAATGTTTACAAAGTAACTATCGTTCTTAAAAGCGGAGAAGCTTTTAGAGAATTCTTAGGAAACAACTTTACAAGTGATGGAAACTGGGATGCAAGTCATAACTATACTTACTATTCAGGTTTAGGTTATACTATTGATGATGAATTAGTAAATGCAGGAGATGGTGACAGTAACTTTAAATATACTGGACCAACTGGATCAAGAGTTTTAACTATTGACAATGGTGCGAAAAAAATAACATTAGACTAG
- a CDS encoding TonB-dependent receptor, translating to MKTIYKKLLFLFLLLPFTVLAQSTLTGTVTDLATGQPIPGVNVNVQGAAGGTSTDFDGKFQLPNLKNGDKIIVSFIGYKTSTIVFNGQKNLAVSLEEDTNQLKEVVVQVGYGTVKKKDATGSVSQISAKEFNKGINVTPESLISGRISGVNVTGGGAPGAKADIRIRGGSSLNASNEPLIVLDGLPLSNAVPSGATSILSTIDPNDIESFTVLKDASAAAIYGSRAANGVIVITTKKGSKGAVKVNFSSQVGINTVANTVDVMSADQFRELVNTKGTPAQQALLGNANTNWQNEIFHTALTTNNNISVSGSLFNKLPVRLSVGNVDNPGILRNTSFERTTTSISLNPVLFDNHLKIDISGNLSFGKNQFQDEGAVIGSAIGFDPTQPVYQAGSRYGGYFEWLEPTGNLPLLPARNPVARLNQDDRRATSTRKWGNVRLDYKFHFFEDLRAVVEAGIDRFDSSGYTEVSTQSALGYQPKPFNGPDYVNLGNYSSYTDALQNKNLNAYFNYTKDLGKFKIDATAGYNYQLFQKEKYQSGETRQPNPNEDVITDPDINLQSYFGRLNLGYDSRYLLTLNYRRDGTSRFSEANRWGNFGGAAFAWNLSEEAFLKDNATVSTLKLRVGYGTTGQQDISAQYDYLRRVTLGTINSQYIFGNTIYATARPEGYNENIKWEELAETNIGIDYGFFNDRITGSINYFNKKSTDLLAEIAVPDGANIRNQGFFNIGSVDTKGIEFSIASDIIKTDNLTWNVAFNTTYIHQEIANLGITVPGFQGYLTGDNIAGGNGNKIQINSVGYAPNSFFVYEQLYDANKRPIAGAYVDRNGDGKIDTGDRYRFHKTAPDYTFGLFSTLNYKKFDFTMNWRASLGNRIFDNVSSNLGYSDAGLRRQTDLSNVSSDYYNTGFTFEDNGTQRYLSDYFIKDASFIKLDNVTLGYTFDKTIIKAASLRFTAGVQNVFILTKYNGLDPEKFNGIDNNVYPRARTFLFGVNASF from the coding sequence ATGAAAACAATTTACAAAAAGTTGTTATTTTTATTCCTTCTGCTTCCGTTTACTGTGTTAGCTCAAAGCACATTAACAGGAACAGTAACTGATCTTGCCACGGGTCAGCCAATACCAGGAGTAAATGTGAATGTACAAGGTGCCGCAGGAGGTACTTCTACAGATTTTGATGGTAAATTTCAATTACCGAATCTAAAAAATGGAGACAAAATTATAGTTTCATTTATTGGATACAAAACATCGACTATTGTGTTTAATGGTCAAAAAAACTTAGCTGTATCTCTAGAAGAAGATACAAATCAACTTAAAGAAGTTGTAGTACAGGTAGGTTACGGAACTGTTAAGAAAAAAGATGCAACAGGTTCTGTTTCTCAAATCTCTGCGAAAGAATTTAATAAAGGTATTAACGTAACTCCAGAGAGTTTAATTAGTGGTCGTATTTCGGGTGTAAATGTCACAGGAGGAGGGGCGCCAGGTGCAAAAGCAGATATTAGAATTCGTGGAGGATCTTCTTTAAATGCATCAAATGAACCATTAATAGTTTTAGACGGACTTCCGTTAAGCAATGCAGTTCCAAGTGGAGCAACAAGTATTTTATCTACAATTGATCCAAATGATATTGAATCATTTACAGTATTGAAAGATGCTTCTGCTGCTGCAATTTACGGTTCTCGTGCTGCAAATGGTGTAATTGTTATTACTACCAAAAAAGGATCAAAAGGAGCTGTTAAAGTAAATTTCAGTTCTCAAGTTGGTATTAATACAGTAGCGAATACTGTTGATGTAATGAGTGCAGATCAATTCCGCGAATTGGTAAATACAAAAGGAACTCCTGCTCAACAAGCTTTATTAGGAAATGCTAATACAAATTGGCAAAATGAAATTTTTCATACAGCACTTACAACAAACAACAATATCTCTGTAAGCGGGTCTTTATTTAATAAATTGCCTGTACGTTTATCTGTTGGAAATGTTGATAATCCTGGAATCCTAAGAAACACTTCTTTTGAAAGAACTACGACATCGATATCGTTAAATCCAGTTTTATTTGATAATCATTTAAAAATTGATATTAGCGGAAACTTATCTTTCGGGAAAAATCAATTTCAAGACGAAGGAGCTGTTATTGGAAGTGCAATCGGATTTGATCCAACGCAGCCAGTATACCAAGCTGGATCTCGTTATGGAGGTTATTTCGAATGGTTAGAGCCAACTGGAAACTTACCATTATTACCAGCAAGAAACCCTGTTGCTAGATTAAATCAAGATGATAGAAGAGCAACTTCTACAAGAAAATGGGGAAATGTTAGATTAGACTACAAATTCCATTTCTTCGAAGATTTAAGAGCTGTTGTTGAAGCAGGTATCGATAGATTTGATAGCAGCGGATATACAGAAGTAAGTACTCAAAGTGCTTTAGGATATCAGCCAAAACCTTTTAATGGTCCAGATTATGTGAATCTAGGAAACTACAGCAGTTATACTGATGCACTTCAAAATAAAAACTTAAATGCTTATTTTAATTATACTAAAGATTTAGGGAAATTTAAAATTGATGCAACTGCGGGTTATAACTATCAGTTGTTTCAAAAAGAAAAATACCAATCAGGAGAAACTAGACAGCCAAATCCAAATGAGGATGTAATTACTGATCCAGATATCAATCTTCAGTCTTATTTCGGTCGTTTGAATTTAGGTTATGACAGTAGATATTTGCTAACTCTTAACTACAGAAGAGACGGAACATCTCGTTTTTCAGAAGCTAATAGATGGGGTAATTTTGGAGGAGCTGCTTTTGCTTGGAATTTATCTGAGGAAGCTTTCTTAAAAGATAATGCTACTGTTTCTACTTTAAAATTAAGAGTTGGTTACGGTACAACTGGTCAGCAAGATATATCTGCACAGTATGATTATTTAAGAAGAGTAACTCTTGGAACAATCAACTCTCAGTATATTTTTGGTAACACAATTTATGCAACTGCAAGACCAGAAGGATATAATGAAAATATTAAATGGGAAGAATTAGCTGAGACTAATATTGGTATTGATTACGGATTCTTCAACGACAGAATTACTGGATCGATAAATTATTTCAATAAAAAATCAACAGATTTATTAGCTGAAATTGCAGTTCCAGATGGAGCAAACATTAGAAATCAAGGTTTCTTTAATATAGGAAGCGTTGATACAAAAGGTATCGAGTTCAGTATTGCTTCTGACATTATTAAAACAGATAATTTGACTTGGAATGTAGCTTTCAATACTACTTATATTCATCAAGAAATTGCTAACTTAGGAATTACAGTTCCGGGTTTCCAAGGTTACTTAACTGGAGATAATATCGCTGGTGGTAATGGAAACAAAATTCAAATAAATTCTGTTGGATATGCTCCAAACTCATTCTTTGTTTACGAACAATTATACGATGCAAATAAACGACCAATTGCTGGTGCGTATGTAGATAGAAATGGAGATGGGAAAATTGATACTGGAGATCGTTATAGATTTCATAAAACAGCACCAGATTATACTTTCGGATTGTTTTCTACTTTAAACTACAAAAAGTTTGATTTTACAATGAACTGGAGAGCGAGTTTAGGGAACCGTATTTTTGATAACGTAAGTTCTAACTTAGGATATTCTGATGCTGGTTTAAGAAGACAAACAGATTTATCGAATGTAAGTTCAGATTACTATAACACTGGTTTTACATTTGAAGATAATGGTACACAACGTTATTTATCAGACTATTTTATAAAAGACGCTTCTTTTATTAAACTTGATAATGTTACGCTTGGATATACTTTTGATAAAACAATTATAAAAGCAGCTTCATTAAGATTCACTGCTGGTGTGCAGAATGTTTTTATCCTTACAAAGTATAATGGTTTAGATCCTGAGAAATTCAATGGAATTGATAATAATGTTTATCCGAGAGCAAGAACATTCTTGTTTGGTGTGAATGCAAGCTTCTAA